A DNA window from Paramormyrops kingsleyae isolate MSU_618 chromosome 10, PKINGS_0.4, whole genome shotgun sequence contains the following coding sequences:
- the LOC111835843 gene encoding cornifelin homolog B-like translates to MATNIVMQQPGTTMVMAQSSEWSSGICDCCDDMADCCCAFWCLPCYACKVSKDHGECTCLPLLEYAACGGGACIPAISLAVRVSVRRTYGIQGSICNDCLYATCCYPCSWCQVSREIKARQSSIVYRAA, encoded by the exons ATGGCAACCAACATAGTAATGCAGCAGCCTGGCACCACAATGGTCATGGCACAATCAAGCGAGTGGAGTTCTGGCATCTGCGATTGCTGTGATGACATGGCAGACT GCTGCTGTGCTTTCTGGTGTCTGCCATGCTATGCCTGTAAGGTATCTAAGGATCACGGCGAGTGTACCTGTCTCCCCCTTCTGGAATATGCTGCttgtggtggtggtgcatgTATTCCAGCCATCTCTCTTGCTGTCAGAGTCTCTGTACGTCGGACCTATGGCATCCAG GGATCCATCTGCAATGACTGCCTGTATGCCACATGCTGCTACCCCTGCTCCTGGTGCCAGGTGTCTCGAGAGATAAAGGCCCGACAATCTTCAATCGTCTACAGAGCTGCCTAA